From Daphnia pulicaria isolate SC F1-1A chromosome 4, SC_F0-13Bv2, whole genome shotgun sequence, one genomic window encodes:
- the LOC124336003 gene encoding uncharacterized protein LOC124336003 isoform X2, which translates to MHEVRLNEDGRMVNRKLLSKALKLENQGLLVDFAWKETILAEEVHLNELVIKGCDNIEIPVSLQKIGNLKVISTKLSVPAFGKNYLPFDVSQKWELSGSKISSTTFEGFDLSSLAFRYLRLPTELTNVQAKLQKLILFGNGGFMPSNSDCMVDGKIGTVILQLPVEGGHLGGNLNVEYKGRPKIFENHPNSNKNFYLSAFYNCCEYFTKPITQGYQLNLVFDLIWANVKIEIPQELPVFLTSLKQAKEALKPWMQRMDFQEEKVRTDVICTKIKMENTFDKSEGDFKFLKHNPVRQFGQEVSQPPDMNVSLEGPFSESFNKESDCLSEKSFKENILFFILQEKYDVENFGFEFLRGKDRKMADLLQSCVFLDVHIAMATCCEPVANLTLEENNEGIEISHLIGSDNVTRNVSIELKWRKHFIEDIASDQEKNCRDKIELAKKHLDNGVMVIWPKYQAAQIYCRYGLESLLSSMEKSVSLPKWQEDARQSAINHLRQLISFCYAEPQRAWTTSGLEKGELTLRVLRLCIAMSAHEEGLDLLKLLGSNFESRGKFDTENFEGIQNEEVAQAISDFLNEVTGRMSVAELIEPLLTRDRISKQLLPILKLAKCLLRSSFMEGATMVGNCVSSFFAELDQTCASRSKEFDVEAYLDMIVDLELNPETSSRKRTASFIFFFAKIRSSQQCRLLLYFEAQFRSPLKNNQSCQDLFNALCLKILSADCNIYAPPVKTIIVDLVSCFIRLGNTEFLQSLILKMCQVPDKVPEGIHVRNQNLVEKIVSSPAIWELATSSEEGRSTMASLVDHHLTLLTHQLSAFEDDGNAEQVTPPDKIKNVADQEAGFRNNLWPCGLSPCIWFLMEIQQHYDDEDSHCLPIRVRAEWKTSLILAKLCAQQLMQLLIDVLKEHSGYLNKHLLSFGTLRTCRLCFSRMKDNVTVMPRRETVLELVNWFIQAGDDTPVQFILEQVFTLEKLGTWSYQQKYKLFEMLVSSPEVWIKLDSGSKLLVLKSCVDVVIMCNDFSQNSSILSDCVRLLFLVEKNQPPDGPSIATHIFTQFLTKITTSQLMELLLDFQLSEKKDPNITNVPAYAEWYFIAYRIFFKQDFVSFVKSTEENAKKILKCLFWLNDFACWEYFELQLCQSFPSEEGNLFLKAVVNNEDLREVCLNTPFALNAFRRILDHWIQCSNPQKELPFTWRQPHAVLSDHPRVEMFLRSSQECMTYANFHDFSEARLFGEGLERSGPENGFSVRAFPGGKGKYAYCEIIKNLGHPSFFTKVIEARKSELEKLVQLRQDLHHGLYNSSQEAVEDTLAYFRGSSELGTTTGNWSSTLNASQTAYIAPTPVNSQTVAWNAASHSCTSVISTTSTAPMSTTSSKTSNDDDWSERIDNLAADFRKAGEQLPVAPSPPPDDLIAFVDACTSSEKNATTKTRAMRLGCQSSSDGSSQVTTASMSIAPPASWCSWTIPKMKKSRGNEDLAPEADAGRVKGRTNVDGKKSGRRASSSSKRNPPVSGANALPVCDRKKKTVNADPRICRKSIQRGHTFLKCPNDPIDERNVEKNPISLSSAPSVGINLATNEDWSVENARPYKEAPRDDVSSRRRVARNVYSWKRGQKTLHSTEPKPSDNWRASGDAWSPFPSFPDLPSTSGTSGVTRAGLYKCDIQPNVNENVPAPKHVIDVEKRWNLKEIESSRKHDSLQSMGQFFEMELNKSDVQVTGIRKVGEMGLNFRENSIHFPANSVLPDMRKKSNDVQLAAASICFPKLSRTLNPLPSTVEVCPVAWKGPIDGGEMGQVNVQALNIRSSTDLFDVSMPPSLFVVGRIRPERVWDYINQIRLAATHDVVILKFIPACDSDQKNYAYFLSQLQQRDRFAVVGRVSKHIRDFYLITLPEGSALPSALASLTSATKLLDKNRKSSLLVGIVVRSRMNGKTGVDGAVLPTETTDASIEIVPAETPSSSVRNSTAIRESNPPSLINIPTSKFFSALDVDMRVTPPHAIMADVLKNLDIGGLQEILKTVQTKEENTCLRKRKFGDVDTDAEIIPTKLVKAAIDSSAETVPSKVTALPVKCLPPTSVSSSTANPIYICTSWPSSSTSDRIAKNIQTGPQTADLALYSPGLPMDPVTHIPAIDEDLLKKQNELMEELNSALPAWLAVDKKKTGMSENIQGPQQ; encoded by the exons ATGCATGAAGTTAGGCTTAACGAAGATGGAAGAATGGTCAACAGAAAACTGTTGTCTAAAGCGTTAAAACTGGAAAATCAGGGATTGCTAGTTGACTTTGCATGGAAGGAGACAATTCTAGCCGAAGAAGTCCATCTGAATGAATTAGTTATAAAAGGGTGTGACAACATTGAAATACCTGTATCATTACAG AAAATCGGGAATTTAAAAGTCATTTCAACTAAACTGTCAGTACCAGCATTTGGTAAAAATTACCTACCTTTTGATGTTTCACAGAAATGGGAGTTAAGTGGCTCAAAGATTTCTTCTACAACCTTTGAAGGCTTTGATCTTTCATCATTGGCTTTCCGTTATTTACGACTACCTACCGAATTGACGAATGTTCAAGCAAAGCTTCAAAAGCTTATATTATTCGGTAATGGTGGATTCATGCCATCAAATTCTGACTGCATGGTTGACGGTAAAATCGGTACAGTGATCCTTCAATTACCCGTTGAAGGGGGCCATCTAGGCGGCAATTTAAATGTAGAATATAAAGGAAGaccgaaaatatttgaaaatcatCCAAACAGTAACAAGAACTTTTACCTCTCTGCCTTTTACAACTGCTGTGAATATTTTACAAAACCCATCACTCAAGGATACCAGCTTAACCTTGTCTTTGATCTCATTTGGGCAAATGTCAAGATTGAAATCCCACAGGAACTGCCAGTTTTTCTTACATCTTTAAAACAAGCTAAAGAAGCACTGAAGCCTTGGATGCAACGAATGGATTTTCAAGAGGAAAAGGTCAGAACTGATGTAATATGCACGAagataaaaatggaaaacaccTTTGACAAGTCTGAAGgggatttcaaatttcttaagCACAACCCAGTTCGGCAGTTCGGGCAAGAAGTCTCTCAACCGCCGGATATGAACGTTTCTTTGGAAGGGCCGTTTAGTGAAAGCTTCAATAAGGAATCTGACTGCCTTTCGGAAAAGagttttaaagaaaacatCTTGTTCTTCATTCTGCAAGAAAAGTACGACGTGGAAAACTTCGGATTCGAATTCCTTCGAGGCAAAGATCGAAAAATGGCAGACCTTCTTCAAAGCTGCGTTTTCCTCGACGTGCACATTGCGATGGCAACATGCTGCGAACCAGTAGCGAATTTGACGTTAGAAGAAAACAACGAAGGTATAGAAATTTCACATTTGATTGGTTCTGATAATGTGACGAGAAACGTGAGCATCGAATTGAAGTGGCGCAAGCATTTTATTGAAGACATTGCATCcgaccaagaaaaaaattgtcgaGACAAAATTGAACTCGCCAAGAAACATTTGGATAACGGTGTAATGGTGATTTGGCCAAAATATCAAGCAGCCCAGATATACTGTCGTTATGGCCTTGAATCGCTTCTTTCCTCGATGGAGAAATCAGTTTCGTTGCCCAAATGGCAGGAAGATGCTCGGCAAAGTGCCATAAATCATTTACGGCAGCTAATTTCGTTTTGCTACGCTGAACCTCAACGTGCTTGGACTACATCGGGTTTAGAGAAAGGCGAATTGACTCTGAGAGTGCTCCGTCTCTGTATTGCCATGTCAGCTCACGAAGAGGGTCTCGATCTATTGAAGCTACTTGGTTCTAATTTTGAATCTCGTGGAAAATTCGATACCGAAAATTTTGAAGGAATTCAAAACGAAGAAGTCGCTCAGGCCATTTCGGATTTCTTGAATGAAGTTACTG GTAGGATGAGCGTCGCTGAGTTGATTGAACCACTTCTCACTCGTGATCGAATTTCAAAGCAGTTGCTCCCCATTTTGAAATTGGCAAAATGTTTGCTCAGGAGTAGCTTCATGGAAGGAGCAACCATGGTTGGAAATTGTGTTTCGTCCTTTTTCGCCGAACTTGACCAGACTTGTGCTTCAAGGTCGAAGGAGTTTGATGTGGAAGCTTACCTTGACATGATCGTTGACTTGGAGCTTAATCCTGAAACCTCTAGTCGAAAAAGAACAGCgtccttcattttcttctttgctaaAATTCGGTCATCCCAGCAGTGTCGCTTGTTGCTGTATTTTGAAGCCCAGTTCAGATCTCCATTGAAGAACAACCAATCCTGCCAAGACTTGTTTAACGCCTTGTGTCTTAAGATTTTGTCTGCTGACTGCAACATTTACGCACCCCCCGTCAAAACCATCATCGTCGATTTAGTGAGTTGTTTTATTCGGCTGGGAAATACTGAATTTCTTCaaagtttgattttgaaaatgtgtCAAGTGCCCGATAAAGTTCCAGAGGGAATCCATGTGAGAAATCAAAACTTAGTTGagaaaatagtttcttctCCAGCCATATGGGAATTGGCAACCTCATCAGAAGAAGGAAGGTCTACGATGGCTTCACTAGTCGATCACCATTTAACCTTGTTAACACATCAACTTTCAGCTTTTGAAGATGATGGCAATGCAGAGCAGGTTACTCCTCCGGATAAAATCAAGAATGTCGCTGACCAAGAAGCCGGGTTTCGAAACAATCTTTGGCCTTGTGGTTTGTCACCATGTATTTGGTTTTTAATGGAAATTCAACAACACTACGATGATGAAGATTCGCATTGCTTGCCCATTCGTGTTCGCGCTGAATGGAAGACTTCGTTAATTCTAGCAAAGCTATGTGCTCAACAATTGATGCAACTCTTGATCGACGTGCTCAAAGAACATTCTGGATACTTGAACAAACATCTTCTCAGTTTTGGCACTCTTCGTACCTGCCGATTATGCTTTTCGCGGATGAAAGATAACGTGACTGTTATGCCTCGTCGAGAAACTGTCCTGGAGTTGGTGAATTGGTTTATCCAAGCAGGTGACGATACTCCAGTGCAATTCATTCTTGAGCAAGTATTCACTTTGGAAAAACTTGGAACTTGGAGCTATCAACAAAAATACAAGCTTTTTGAAATGCTTGTTTCATCGCCTGAAGTTTGGATAAAATTGGATTCTGGTTCAAAGTTACTAGTTTTGAAATCTTGTGTTGATGTTGTCATAATGTGCAACGACTTTTCCCAGAACTCGTCAATCCTAAGTGACTGTGTccggcttctttttttggtggaAAAGAATCAACCCCCTGACGGCCCAAGTATCGCTACTCACATTTTTACACAATTTTTGACGAAGATAACGACTTCTCAGCTGATGGAACTTTTGTTAGACTTCCAGTTGTCCGAAAAAAAGGACCCTAACATTACAAATGTTCCTGCCTACGCTGAATGGTATTTTATTGCATATCGGATCTTCTTTAAGCAAGATTTTGTGTCGTTCGTGAAATCTACAGAAGAAAACGCAAAGAAGATTTTAAAGTGCCTTTTCTGGCTGAATGACTTTGCCTGCTGGGAATATTTTGAACTTCAGCTTTGCCAATCCTTTCCGTCAGAAGAAGGAAATCTCTTCTTGAAGGCTGTAGTCAACAATGAAGATCTTCGAGAAGTCTGCTTGAATACCCCTTTTGCTTTAAATGCTTTTCGTCGCATCCTTGACCACTGGATACAATGTTCGAATCCCCAAAAGGAGCTACCCTTCACCTGGAGACAGCCTCATGCTGTGTTATCTGACCATCCTCGAGTGGAGATGTTTCTTCGTTCATCTCAAGAATGTATGACGTATGCAAATTTCCATGACTTTTCAGAAGCCCGTCTGTTTGGTGAAGGTCTAGAAAGAAGTGGACCAGAAAATGGATTTAGCGTTCGAGCGTTTCCGGgcggaaaaggaaaatatgcttattgtgaaataattaaaaatcttGGTCATCCCAGTTTTTTTACGAAAGTTATTGAAGCAAGAAAATCCGAGTTGGAGAAATTGGTTCAGTTGCGCCAAGACCTGCACCATGGCCTGTACAACTCATCACAAGAAGCTGTTGAAGACACCCTTGCTTATTTCcgag GTTCCTCTGAATTGGGCACTACTACCGGTAATTGGTCGTCTACCTTAAATGCATCACAAACTGCTTATATTGCTCCAACTCCGGTGAATAGCCAAACTGTTGCCTGGAATGCAGCTTCGCATTCTTGTACTTCTGTGATTTCGACCACAAGCACAGCGCCAATGTCAACAACAAGCTCCAAAACATCCAACGACGATGACTGGAGTGAAAGGATTGATAATTTGGCTGCAGATTTCAGAAAAGCAGGAGAACAGTTGCCTGTTGCTCCGTCACCACCGCCTGATGATTTGATAGCTTTTGTCGATGCTTGTAcgtcaagtgaaaaaaatgcaacaacCAAGACAAGAGCGATGAGATTAGGTTGTCAGTCGAGTTCAGATGGATCCAGCCAAGTGACAACCGCAAGTATGAGCATTGCACCACCAGCTAGTTGGTGCTCCTGGACAAttcccaaaatgaaaaaatctcgAGGAAATGAAGATCTGGCACCTGAAGCCGACGCTGGAAGAGTCAAAGGAAGAACGAATGTGGACGGTAAAAAATCTGGCCGTCGGGCCAGCTCTAGCAGTAAAAGAAACCCGCCTGTTTCGGGGGCTAACGCACTTCCAGTAtgtgacagaaaaaagaaaactgttaaTGCAGATCCTCGGATTTGCCGTAAG AGCATTCAAAGAGGACACACGTTTTTAAAATGTCCGAATGACCCAATCGATGAAAGGAATGTTGAGAAAAACCCTATTTCTCTTAGCAGCGCTCCTTCAGTTGGAATAAATTTGGCAACGAATGAAGATTGGAGTGTTGAAAATGCTAGGCCTTATAAAGAAGCCCCAAGAGACGATGTCTCCAGTAGAAGGAGGGTAGCGCGAAATGTTTATAGTTGGAAACGAGGACAAAAGACTCTGCATTCCACCGAACCAAAACCAAGTGACAATTGGAGAGCTAGTGGTGATGCTTGGTCACCTTTTCCCAGTTTTCCTGATCTGCCTTCTACTTCGGGTACTAGCGGTGTAACGAGAGCTGGATTGTACAAGTGCGACATACAACCAAATGTGAATGAAAACGTTCCTGCACCTAAACATGTAATCGATGTGGAAAAGAGATGGAATcttaaagaaattgaaagttCGAGGAAGCACGATTCACTACAATCTATGGGACAGTTTTTTGAGATGGAACTTAACAAATCGGATGTACAG GTAACGGGAATCCGAAAAGTGGGAGAGATGGGTTTGAATTTTAGAGAAAATTCCATTCATTTCCCTGCTAATTCTGTCTTGCCAGACATGAGAAAGAAGAGTAACGATGTTCAACTAGCTGCAGCCTCCATTTGTTTTCCCAAACTCTCAAG AACTCTCAACCCTCTGCCATCCACTGTAGAAGTGTGCCCGGTTGCCTGGAAAGGCCCCATCGACGGCGGAGAAATGGGACAAGTTAACGTCCAAGCGTTGAAT ATACGAAGTTCTACTGATCTCTTTGACGTCTCTATGCCGCCATCACTTTTTGTGGTGGGTCGTATCCGACCGGAAAGAGTTTGGGATTACATCAACCAAATAAGATTGGCTGCAACCCACGATGTCGTTATTCTCAAATTCATTCCGGCTTGCGATTCTGACCAGAAAAACTACGCATATTTCCTCAGTCAACTACAGCAACGAGACAGATTTGCCGTCGTGGGACGCGTTTCCAAGCACATTAGGGATTTTTACCTAATTACATTGCCCGAAGGAAGCGCTCTGCCATCCGCATTAGCCTCTTTAACTTCGGCTACGAAAT TATTGGATAAGAATCGCAAGTCTAGTTTGTTGGTGGGTATTGTGGTAAGATCTAGAATGAACGGAAAGACTGGTGTTGATGGCGCTGTTTTGCCTACTGAAACGACTGACGCATCCATCGAAATTGTACCTGCGGAAACGCCGAGCTCATCAGTAAGAAACAGTACTGCCATCCGTGAAAGTAACCCACCTAGTCTGATCAACATTCCCACCTCTAAGTTTTTCTCTGCGTTGGACGTTGACATGAGAGTAACACCTCCACATGCCATTATGGCAGACGTACTGAAAAACCTCGATATCGGTGGTTTGCAG GAAATTCTCAAAACAGTTCAgaccaaagaagaaaacactTGTTTGAGAAAGCGAAAGTTTGGCGATGTGGATACTGATGCTGAAATCATCCCTACCAAACTGGTCAAAGCAGCAATTGATAGTAGTGCAGAGACCGTCCCTTCCAAAGTGACTGCTTTGCCTGTCAAATGTTTGCCACCCACCTCAGTGAGTAGCAGTACAGCCAATCCTATCTACATATGCACTTCGTGGCCCAGTTCAAGCACTAGTGACAGGATTGCTAAAAATATCCAAACCGGACCCCAAACTGCTGACTTAGCACTCTATAGTCCCGGCCTACCTATGGACCCTGTAACCCACATACCAG CTATCGATGAGGATTtgctgaaaaaacaaaacgagttGATGGAAGAATTAAATTCAGCACTTCCAGCCTGGCTAGcggttgataaaaagaaaactgggaTGTCGGAAAACATCCAGGGTCCTCAGCAATAA